taaacaaaacagtcacacTATGTTGAATCTACAGCTTTTTAGAATCCaacatataaacacacacataaattcatatccaaaatttagagatctacctttgaaagagtgaaagatgagaatcatgtaatgacaaacctgcaaaaagaagataaattagtgagaagacataagaaaaagtGAGAAATAGATAcaaagtttggtgttttaatgttcaaagagattagagagaggttgaagagttttagagtgagaaatattaaatttttgttgcagtcatttgagaggaagaaaaagaatgtgtaaattttctttatatatggagacaaaaattccaattaggttaaatattttcgacccagaagacttctggaagacttatgtaagactcatggaagacttatggaagactttgatttaggcgggaaacctaaattattccataatttaggcgggaaacctaaattttacttaaatttaggcgggatgtgtcggaagacttctttttaagttttctgTGAGTTTTCTAGACCCTGAAAtcaaataactatacaaaaaaacttttaaaacttaaaaaaaacttagaaagtttttaaatcaaattattagatagttactaaacatatataggtcaatttgaaaaggaaaaaagatgaagataagatttcaaatctaaccctaaagataccaacaatactataacatatgttaccaaaccctaaaccaatgactcatgaaccaatctacattcactcattTATGTTggaaataattcaatttcagataaactaaatttacatcattgaaaaatgtttattatcacatgatttcaaattttaacccataaaaatattttttataaaaaatttaaattatttttataaaaaatttaaattatttttataaaaaatttaaattatttttaagatctaatccatgagaggactttatctggaagacttatggaagacttatggaaaaCTTTGATTTAGGCAGGAACcctaaattattccaaaatttaggcggaaaccataaattattccaaaatttaggcggaaaccataaattctactaaaatttaggcgggatgtGTCTAAAGACTTCTTTTTTAAGTCTTCTGTGAGTTTTCCAGAccctaaaatcaattaactatacaaaaaacttagaaagtatttaaatcaagttattagatagttactaaacatatgtgggtcaatttgaaaaagaaaaaaatgaaggtaaaatttcagaatctaaccctaaagatacatacaatactataatatatgttaccaaaccctaaaccaatgactcatTAGCCAATATACATTcgctcatctatgttgaaaataattcaatttcagatgaactaaatttacataattgagaaatatttattattacatgatttcaattttttacccattaaaatattttttataaaattataaaattatttttaagatctactgaacgaggagacttacaaagaagtcatcatagagaagacttacaaagaagtcttctctaacggagggttataatggtaaaattgaatacaagttttttgtttgttcataagggggctgttgtaatttcactaggcttctgggttacttttgcatttgattgaatttgagatacacttttgtattaaaaataaatttttgagtcatttttggcaAATCCCCCATATATATTTAGGTGGTGATTTAAAGGTTGTTTTTATGTAGTTATCTATTAGATGTGTGTCAAAATTATTGATATCGATGATATGGTAGATTCAGAAATGTAATTTTGACTATAAATTTTAAGGCATTTTATTCTATCCTCAAATCTACTCATAAATGAGAGAGTGAGCCATGAAATTAGttctttttattacaaaaaaattatactcaGATACAATGTTATCCTTAGATTCATGGAGCAATTGATAAGAATTGGTATTCTTTCtaacttattttaatattttatagttcTTTTAAatctagaaaacaaaaaaacaaccttctttatctttttatttgcctCGTCGTGTGCAGAAATATGTGGATTTGTGATATATAGAAAACCTCAGAATCTCAAATGTTCTTACATCAACTGTCTACAGCTTCTTTCTTAAACCTTGTTTTTAATTGTGGTATAATTCAAACATTTTAAACCAATGTTAACGGATCAACCGGATCGTACTGGTCCATTGCTAACGGAAAAATAATGCCAAAAAGTAACAAAGAGGCACAACAAACACAATCAAGATTACAACTTTAAGAACATGGGGACAACACCTTAAAGAGGAAGATGAAGTGGAAAAAAAGCTCATGATGACCTCTGATTCTCTTAATGAAACTCCTCTTCCACTTTCTTAAAAACTTGATCCCAATCACTACCAGAACTCATGTCAAGATAATCATAAGGAACAGCTGTTTTCAAACCAGGAAGCACACTTCAACGGCTCTCAACAATCTATATGCTCAGGTTCTTCCCATGTATACATCAACGACAACATTGAGCCACACCAACTATTAGAATTATCAGCCTAACCTTTCTCTCCTTCGTTACATAAATCCTCCGATTTCAACCCCATCCCAATGTTATACTCAAAGCACCCTCCGACTAACGGTTCTGATCGTAACCCATAGTCCATATCATCGACCATTGTCTGCAACTCCTCCAAGCTGTATTGCTTTTCATGCACCATTATCACAAGGTTAACGTGTGTACgactaaacaaaaataaaaagcaaCATTTGATTACCAGAGAAAGAGGTTTTCCTCTCTTCTCGTATGAGCCATAGGTGAAACCATCTCTGCAATGAAATCAAAGCATCCCTTTCATTAGAAAAGGAAGAAAGTCATAATATGCGATCAACAAAACAGTCAACAACATCTTCAAATCGAAACTAGAGTATTTATACCTTCTCTTCTTGATTACCATAGGGTACCCTATCGTAAAAAAATTGGCAATCGccatgacatatatatatatatatatcatttaaaatggACTTGAATACGTGAGCATtacgcaaaaaaaaatttgtatggGAACCTTTCAGCATGTAAGAAACAACTGATGACATATAAAATCGCAGAACTAAACTATTTTAATGGACCAATGCCCATCAATGAGATATGGATATAATGTTAAACGGTGGTAGCACTTACCTGAGCATGCCTTGAAGATAAAATTTTCAGTTAAGTCAGTTTCACTCCTGCACATAGTCTACCATCAGTCATAACCCTTCCAATAAGGCATTATTtgcatttatattatatttcatttgTAATTTATCATATCTTCTTGATAGTCATAAGGATATGAAACAAATCGATTACCATACCTTTGGGTCAATATATTGGCAACAATCTCATATTGGACAGTTAAACTTTGGTAGTCGTTTCAAGTGACTGAGAAGGAACTTCGGTTGGTGATGTGTCACACCTATGAGTTCAAACCCTTGAGAATTGGACGCTCTTGGGGGTGGTGCCTATTGATTAATTTCATGTGGCCAACAACATctaaaacataaacaaacaaatgaCACATATTAAACACtgacaaaatatataacatactCATGTTTCAGTTAGAGCTAAGTTTGGTATGCCACATACCATATGGATAACGTGAACGACCAATTTTGGCTCCAAAAAAATGAAAGCGAAACTGATGTGTGTCTATGTCAGTTAAGTAACCTTCAATATTTGAGAGGACAGAGTTGTGGGTGAAACAAATAGTCAGACTGTGATCAGTCATCAGAAAACTTTCTTTGTTCTTAGTATCAAAGTAATTAGAGAGACTGTAAAAAGCTCCCACGCTTGAGAAGACTTTGGTAACGTCCCACACGATTTGGTGGAAGAAAACTTTGGATCACAGTTCGCTGTAATTGAATGTAGTAAGTCAGTAGATTCAAACAGTAAAACACAGTGAcgaatataaccaaaaaaaaaccagaCCTGTTCGTCAATATTCAGCAACTAAACACAATTAATATGCCTGCTTTGGCAGGATTACAGGGTTCCAAATCGGAGGTAACATAGGTGAAGTATATAACAGCCGGTGAATTTGGAGGAGCGCCTAATCCCTTTTTGCTTATCCTATAACATTCTGGCGGCGACTTTGACGCAGGATATCAAAACGACGATGTCTCCGGCTGAAGTTGACGATAAAACAATGGAGACTTTCGGGTTTGCTCTGAAGTAAGCCTCGATGAAGCTGTTTATATATATGAGGAAAAAGAGAGGAAGGTAGGACGAAACAATAACTAAGATATTAAAAAGATCATTGATTGATCAAGAGGAGCAAGCGGTAATGGATATTACAGAGCAACCGAGAAGGTGAAGATGAAGTGGAAGAGTCGGGGATGATCAACTCGTATGCTCTAGGCGAAATTATGGTCGGGCGAGATTGGGCTTGCTATGGACCGTAAAGAAAAGTAATGACAGCCCAATTTTGATCTTAACACGATATAAACAGTAGTGACATggcaaaatataaatatatgattggACGATTTTAAAATGATGTGGACATGCTGAGAGTTgattatttagaatttttaatattgtaaGATACTACTAGAGTTTCTAAATTGGTTTCAAGTTCAACTATGGCGGAAAAGGAAAAGTTGCAACTAATTAACTAGCAAATTAATTATCAGAGAAAGTAGCTTAATAAAGAAGAATTATGTCCGTTGTGTGTCTTCCTTTTAAAATTCTACGAGACAGATTTTCCCAAGTTTGTGCCAAAAATGCACAATTGAAGAAGATATGATCTCTTGTCTCCATTGTAAATAGACATAAAACGCACTGTGTTGATGTACTAATTCCATTTACCATACGATCACCAACGGACAAATGATTATGCATAGCAACCCATGACATGAAAGCATAGTTGGATGTGGCAGCAAGTTAATATCAcgtataataattttatatattaagaatATCACAAATTTTCCTTAGTTATGTAACTAGTAATTTCTCACAATGAGCGTTTCACTAGGAGAGCCACTCCCTAGACATTCCCAGAGGTCGTTGTTCATCTACAATTTAACGTTTTCAACTCCAAAGTTTGCTAACGTTCTgaaggttttttttcttttcatattcataTATACAATACATTATTAGCAACTCCAAAGTTTGTAAAATCCAGTGAAAGTGCAGGAGGTCATGGTGGTGATGGAAACGTTTCTCTTGTGAAGTAATGGTTCATCCAAGTACTCGAGCGAACTGTATCTTATCTTAGAGGAGATGATTGATGGATAGTTTGACAAGAGTACTTCCAGTCACTCTCTCTGCTGAACTGTGGTTTTGTTTTGACATAACCTTTTCTCCACTGGTTAGGAATGGGCTCAAGTGAGAAAGCCTAACAAACCGACCTATTAAGCACCGCTAAACTAATATGCGACAGTGAAGTTctatttttaagataattttgtttttcaccCGTTGCCTAAAAGATTCTTGTTGTTTTAGGAACTTTAACAATATCGcactccctccgtttttaaataagtgtcactttgacatttttcacacatattaagaaagtGGCTGAAATATACGCAAGTTGTTATTAATTACGCATCTctgaccaatagtatttgagataaataaaattatttataaaaacaatgcAGTTTGTAATTAATTTTCAGATGAAAGTAAGTATAATTTGCATTAGAATTGCAAAGTGACACTTTTTgtgtaataagaaaaaaaagtcgCAGTTATTATGAAACAAAAGGAATATTAAAAAacgatttttgaaaaaaaaaaagactctctctcctcctcatCCTCTCGAAGACACAAACCAGATTCAACTTTGCTCTGGCTCCGGCGAGCACGTGAGCGTGACAACCGTCGCCAGAGGCGCTCGTTCTTCTTTCCTTCGTCTTCCTTTTTGCTTATCCATGGCCACTCGCTTCCCTTCCGACATATCGCAGGCTCTGGTGTAGAGGTTCTAATCGGTGGAGGCTCTGCTCGCGAAGGGCTCATCGCCGGTGACGTCTCAGCTGCGTCTGGAGCTTCGGTGAGGTTCGTGAAGAGGTGGTTCTTGGAGGAGCAGGCTTTTGAGATGGGAGTAGATCGATTTTCAGTTTTCAGATCTATAATTCCTCTTCGCCGTTGGCTTGAAGTGAATGGCTGAAGCTCCGCTCCTGTCTCGTGGTGATCTCCGCCACTCTAGGGCTGTGGTTTCAGTCTTCTTTTCGGGTTTAGAGTTTGTGCCCCTTTCGGTGTCGGAGAGGTCTCGTTAGTTAGGTGGTCTCTTGTGGTTTTCAACTCAGAGGCGGGTCTTCGACAGCTTGGTATGTAAGTGGTATTGGTGTCATGCTCTCTTTAGGGTCGTGTGGGTGAGGTTCGTAGATGTATCCTCCGTTCACCGTTGGATTTCGAAGGTCGTCTATGGCCTTTGGAGGCCGCGGGTCTTGCTTCGTCATCTCGGATCTTCTTGTCAAGGCACTCGTCCTAGTCCTTCCGGGTGTTAAGAGGCCTCTTAGCACTTGGCTTGTACTCCTTGTTTCAACGGCATTTCCTTGTCCGTTGACACCGGTACATGGGTTTCACAACTTGGACTTTGATCTTTGGTTCTCGGAGATCACAAATGTGGAGATGGTTCTCGGGAGAGTCATTGACCGTCTCCGTGTCAACATTTGGTCTTAGTTCGCCCCCGAACCCGTAAGAGTTCGCTTGATCTGTTGCGGTGGTGTTCTGGGTCTTTCCTTGCAGATTTAAGAGTATTCTGGGCAGGATGTGGCGGTTAGGTCATCTCGCTTTTTGCTTGTTTTGTGGCGTCTAGCTGGTTTCTCGGACTTCTTGGTAAGGGTAACCTTCGTCTCTTGCTCGTCTAGCACTTCATGGACAGTGACGTTTGTAAGCTTATCGGTAGCTAGCTACTCCGGAGACGACAGAGGAACTCCTGGCATCCAAGGTAATGAGGAGAACCTCACTTTCCTATGGTCATCGTTGATGGTTGAAAACGGCCACCGATTcctaaagataataaaaatgatcTAGCGGAATGTACCGCGTTTAGTGGGTGGGCGAAGCTAGGTTGTAGaattggaaaattttgttcaaaTCGAGCTCGTAAACAAATTTGAATCCCCGGTTATCGggatgaataaaaaaatttgatttaaaaaaaaaattaaaatatcgtATTGGCATTATTAAATACTTGTTggttcaaataaattttttttttggacaactgGTTCACATAAGTTAAATTGTCTTTCTTGGCTCAATTTTCAAAATAGGAAACCTAGATATAtactctctctatatatatattaggttttctgatgtaaaaaaaaaatctatataggTGTTCcttggctctctctctctctctctctctctcttcccatCATTCTTCAGCTTCCCTTCTCATATTACTATATTAGAACTTTTTATCTACGTAGTTAATCACAAGTTTCTATGCAGTTGACAAGCCTTCCGAGGGATTTGTTAGAGATTATACTCTCTAAGGTTCCGGATACACCTCTGGCACGATTCCGAACAACATCGAAACGATGGAACATTATGTTGAGTTCTGAGGGCTTTGTTAAGAAACATTCTGCCAATGCACCAAAGGATGAGTCTCTGTGTATCGCGTTGATTAACTCTAGGGTTCACTTAGTAAGGATCAATCTCCGTGAACCATCTGTTAAGGTTGCAATTCATCCATTCTACCTTAAAGATCCACTTTCCAATTCTTCACAAGTCGATATACGTAACGTATCACACTGCGATGGCTTATTGCTATGTAGCACAGAGGACGATAGACTCGTGGTTTGGGATCCGTATTCAGGTGAAACCAAGTGGATTAAACCTAGAGATAGATACAAGGATAGCGACTACTTTGCTCTTGGTTTCGACAACAAATCCTCTTGCAAGCAATACAAAATCTTGAGGGTGGATCGTAACCATATACTACCAGTAAAATATGTCTGCGAGGTCTATGACTTCACCTCTGATTCCTGGAGAGTTCTTGGTACGGCTACTGATTGGTATATACCAGATTATCGTCATGGCATATCTATGAAGGGAAATACATATTGGCTTGCTATGCGAATGGTGAAGCCAGATACTGAATTCATACTAGGTTTTGATTTTTCAAAAGAGACGTTTCAGTGTCTGTCTCGTCCTCATCCTTCTCTTGGACTTACCGCTTTATCAGTGGTTAAAGAAGAGCAACTTTGTCTGTTAGTTTTTCTCCTTCCCGATTTTTTAATGGGGGCGGATGCATCTTCATCAGAACTACAAGTATGGGTGACAACTAGTACTGGATCATGGAATAAGTCTCTAGCAGTTATAGGCCTTGATGGATATAGAGATATGTTTAAAGATATGCTTCCTAGAGGGATAAGTTTCTTGGCAGACGAGCAGAAAAAAGTTGTAATGTGTTTGAACCGCGAAAACAACTTCAATATTCTGCGagaaaataaacacatattgaAGGAACATCTTGGTGGCGGTTCTAAATGCATATCATCTCCCGCAGTTCTTATGAATTATCCTCCAAGTTTGGCTAGAATCCGACAAGATACATTTCTTAAGGGACGCAAAAGGAAAGCGGAAAGCATATGACTTGTAACTTATGCGTTATTTATCTGATAATCccagtttcttttcttctttttttcttgttttctattAGCAACTTTGATACATTTTCTGGTTTGACTAGATTTTACAACCTTTTTCAActtggtttatatatttcatttgaTGACTTGTCAAATTTACGGGTTCCGTACATCTACAACTATCTTTTGTTGCTTTTTGTGAATCATATCGATACTTGACAATGACGACATTTAATAGAATTGTTCGTGTTTGGTGGTGTTAGTGTGTCACCATTGATCTGGCTTCGCACACCATATTGCAGACAAGGAAAACATATCACTactattgttttatatatacaagGTGGATTTCTTTTGATgtgtttttct
The window above is part of the Brassica napus cultivar Da-Ae chromosome C3, Da-Ae, whole genome shotgun sequence genome. Proteins encoded here:
- the LOC106411710 gene encoding putative F-box protein At3g23260 isoform X1; translated protein: MQLTSLPRDLLEIILSKVPDTPLARFRTTSKRWNIMLSSEGFVKKHSANAPKDESLCIALINSRVHLVRINLREPSVKVAIHPFYLKDPLSNSSQVDIRNVSHCDGLLLCSTEDDRLVVWDPYSGETKWIKPRDRYKDSDYFALGFDNKSSCKQYKILRVDRNHILPVKYVCEVYDFTSDSWRVLGTATDWYIPDYRHGISMKGNTYWLAMRMVKPDTEFILGFDFSKETFQCLSRPHPSLGLTALSVVKEEQLCLLVFLLPDFLMGADASSSELQVWVTTSTGSWNKSLAVIGLDGYRDMFKDMLPRGISFLADEQKKVVMCLNRENNFNILRENKHILKEHLGGGSKCISSPAVLMNYPPSLARIRQDTFLKGRKRKAESI
- the LOC106411710 gene encoding putative F-box protein At3g23260 isoform X2, whose product is MLSSEGFVKKHSANAPKDESLCIALINSRVHLVRINLREPSVKVAIHPFYLKDPLSNSSQVDIRNVSHCDGLLLCSTEDDRLVVWDPYSGETKWIKPRDRYKDSDYFALGFDNKSSCKQYKILRVDRNHILPVKYVCEVYDFTSDSWRVLGTATDWYIPDYRHGISMKGNTYWLAMRMVKPDTEFILGFDFSKETFQCLSRPHPSLGLTALSVVKEEQLCLLVFLLPDFLMGADASSSELQVWVTTSTGSWNKSLAVIGLDGYRDMFKDMLPRGISFLADEQKKVVMCLNRENNFNILRENKHILKEHLGGGSKCISSPAVLMNYPPSLARIRQDTFLKGRKRKAESI